In Papaver somniferum cultivar HN1 chromosome 1, ASM357369v1, whole genome shotgun sequence, a genomic segment contains:
- the LOC113315681 gene encoding pentatricopeptide repeat-containing protein CRP1, chloroplastic-like, with product MRPFLVSKRKSIINLIRQQSRLLSTIRSTSSNTNPPPSTEIFNFNISSSNLITRNPKFSTPISLRSIHAQAIASADDENDLRVDSEDDNAMTEFLSRFVWIMRAKLTEAYPDSDKRVINDMLLLIVEKVVSELEIGGLGSMIVAAESDMSEDFSADLWKTVWEVSNSVLGDMQNEKKKDEMKRFLQCEEVRDMTRFASEIGVRGDMLREMRFKWAKEKMEESEFYQNFEIEDENVAGEVAVEEGVDVVGDGDDNVDGAAAGEIKPNVVSIPQRKGKIKYKIYGLDMSDTKWAEAADKYHEAEKLMFDEEPKKITGKCKLINEKILSLNVEDDPSALLAEWIELLQPRRVDWLTLLEKLKERNLGLYLKMAELILNEESFQANIRDYSKLIDTHYKDNRLEDAERVLKKMTDKGIEPDILTSIILVHMYSKINNLERAQEAFDSLKIQGFQPDTKVYNSLVMGYIKARQADVAENLIKDMETRDIKPTRDMLIALLRSFSERGEAVRAQSTSTCMILAGYQPDLEYYTSLVGAYGPSDPEHAREIFNKMRKAGIKPDDKCTANMMAGYEKKNCLDKALNLLLELEKDGFEPGFETYSVLVDWLAHLQLVDECEELLRKITEKGDVPPLKVHVSLCAMYSKEGDKKKALQALGVVEDKKDLLGADEFERIIDGLIAGGLTSDAERILKVMEAQGFPASQRLKVSLMGSAFLPRRSKPKLNF from the exons ATGAGACCATTCTTAGTATCTAAACGAAAATCAATCATCAATCTGATCAGACAGCAATCCAGATTACTCTCCACCATTAGGTCAACATCTTCCAACACCAAtccaccaccatcaacagagaTTTTCAATTTCAATATAAGTTCTTCAAATCTCATTAccagaaaccctaaattctctACACCCATTTCCTTGAGGTCCATTCATGCTCAGGCCATTGCTTCTGCTGATGATGAGAATGATTTGAGAGTTGATTCAGAAGATGATAATGCGATGACAGAATTCTTATCAAGATTTGTATGGATCATGAGAGCTAAATTAACTGAAGCTTATCCAGATTCAGATAAGAGAGTGATCAATGATATGTTATTACTTATTGTTGAGAAAGTTGTTTCAGAATTAGAGATCGGAGGACTTGGTTCTATGATTGTTGCTGCGGAAAGTGACATGTCTGAGGATTTCAGTGCAGATTTATGGAAGACAGTATGGGAAGTGAGCAACTCAGTGTTGGGAGATATGCagaatgaaaagaagaaagatgaaatgaAGAGATTTCTTCAGTGTGAAGAGGTTAGAGATATGACCAGATTTGCTAGTGAGATTGGTGTTAGAGGTGATATGCTTAGAGAGATGAGATTCAAATGGgcgaaagagaagatggaagagtcTGAATTTTATCAGAATtttgaaattgaagatgaaaatgttgctGGAGAAGTAGCTGTTGAAGAAGGTGTGGATGTCGTCGGGGATGGTGATGACAATGTAGATGGGGCGGCAGCCGGAGAGATTAAACCAAATGTTGTATCCATTCCGCAGCGGAAAGGGAAGATTAAGTATAAGATTTACGGGCTTGATATGTCGGATACAAAGTGGGCTGAAGCTGCTGATAAATATCATGAAGCTGAGAAGCTTATGTTTGATGAAGAACCTAAGAAAATTACTGGGAAATGCAAGCTTATTAATGAGAAGATTCTGtctttgaatgttgaagatgatccgTCTGCACTTCTGGCGGAATGGATAGAGCTTCTACAGCCTAGAAGGGTTGATTGGCTTACATTGCTTGAAAAGCTGAAAGAACGGAATTTGGGTTTATATCTCAAG ATGGCTGAACTAATCCTGAATGAGGAGTCCTTTCAAGCAAACATTCGTGATTATTCAAAACTAATAGACACACATTATAAGGACAACCGACTAGAAGATGCTGAGAGAGTTCTAAAGAAGATGACTGATAAGGGTATTGAACCTGACATCCTGACATCCATCATCTTGGTTCACATGTACAGCAAGATAAATAATCTCGAACGTGCCCAAGAAGCATTTGATAGCTTAAAGATTCAAGGTTTTCAACCTGATACAAAGGTTTACAACTCTCTAGTAATGGGTTATATAAAAGCTAGGCAAGCCGATGTAGCTGAGAATCTGATAAAAGATATGGAGACAAGGGACATCAAACCTACCCGGGATATGTTAATTGCATTACTGAGATCATTCTCAGAGCGTGGCGAGGCTGTTAGGGCCCAAAgtacttctacttgtatgatttTGGCAGGTTACCAGCCAGATTTGGAGTATTACACATCACTTGTGGGTGCTTATGGACCATCTGATCCCGAACATGCCAGGGAGATATTTAATAAAATGAGAAAAGCAGGGATTAAACCAGATGACAAGTGTACTGCAAATATGATGGCTGGGTACGAGAAGAAGAATTGCTTAGATAAGGCCTTGAATCTACTATTGGAACTCGAGAAAGATGGGTTTGAGCCTGGTTTCGAGACATACTCTGTCTTGGTTGATTGGTTGGCTCATTTACAGCTAGTTGATGAATGTGAGGAGCTACTGAGGAAAATAACCGAGAAAGGAGACGTTCCTCCATTGAAGGTTCATGTCAGCCTCTGCGCCATGTACTCGAAAGAGGGAGATAAAAAGAAAGCTCTACAAGCACTTGGAGTTGTGGAGGATAAGAAGGACCTTTTGGGAGCTGATGAGTTTGAGAGGATCATAGATGGGCTGATAGCTGGTGGGCTAACATCAGATGCTGAGAGGATACTCAAAGTAATGGAGGCACAGGGTTTTCCTGCATCACAACGTCTTAAAGTGTCATTGATGGGATCAGCCTTCCTCCCCCGGAGATCAAAGCCGAAATTAAACTTCTAG
- the LOC113315696 gene encoding F-box only protein 12-like, giving the protein MEYFNLLPEEIKLEILSRVPAESVLECKLVSTNWRSLVRHTSFSKMHLDHHLTHPVADSEIKRIREDHGARGFGYVDSTNEYKIVRIMFEDEYVTKFVEVYIYTLGSGNGWRNIGKFSSGTREHWGVGVHFSGALYWMDYKVKMIVPFHLAEEKFGKHLSPPPALPNRDFDDFYQLGVLDGCLYFVIKLILSGSWDVWILKKKDDNHDMKEREGYQSLGWSQVVRVYDSDRSELLALTKSYTVLTYTPEHIYVHDPEVSTSEMIVDFNEYIREVFPHKNTLVSLKELWE; this is encoded by the exons ATGGAGTATTTCAATTTATTACCCGAAGAGATTAAACTAGAGATTTTAAGTCGAGTCCCGGCCGAATCGGTGCTCGAATGCAAATTGGTATCCACAAATTGGAGAAGTCTTGTTCGTCATACATCATTCTCCAAGATGCATTTAGATCATCATCTCACTCATCCTGTCGCTGATTCTG AAATTAAGAGAATTAGAGAGGATCACGGGGCGAGAGGATTTGGTTATGTTGATTCAACCAATGAGTACAAAATTGTAAGAATAATGTTCGAGGATGAGTACGTGACCAAGTTTGTGGAAGTTTACATATACACTCTAGGGAGTGGAAATGGATGGAGAAACATTGGGAAGTTCAGTTCAGGAACCAGAGAACATTGGGGAGTAGGTGTACATTTCAGTGGAGCTCTTTATTGGATGGACTATAAAGTAAAAATGATAGTTCCCTTCCATTTAGCTGAGGAAAAGTTTGGTAAACATCTTTCACCACCACCTGCTTTGCCAAACAGagattttgatgatttttatcaACTAGGGGTTTTGGATGGGTGTTTGTATTTTGTTATCAAATTGATTCTAAGTGGATCTTGGGACGTGTGGATATTGAAAAAGAAGGATGATAATCATGACATGAAAGAGCGAGAGGGATATCAATCACTGGGTTGGAGTCAAGTGGTTAGGGTTTATGACAGTGATCGTAGCGAATTGCTTGCGCTCACAAAGAGTTACACTGTCTTAACTTACACGCCCGAACATATCTACGTTCACGACCCAGAAGTTTCAACCTCGGAAATGATTGTGGATTTTAATGAATATATTCGTGAAGTATTCCCTCACAAGAACACCTTAGTTTCATTGAAAGAATTATGGGAATAA